The genomic DNA AGACGGCGCCGGGTGCTGCATAGGAGGTGCCGGCGTAGATGGTGCCATCTGCCAGAACGAGTTTGGCTGATGCGCTCATGCTGTCTGCCTTCCGTTAGTGAATGTTTCTAGTGTGGTGCGAAGTTCTTGGTGTTCCGAGATGGTCTCGGTCCGAAGCCCGGTCGTGACCTCGGTGTCATCTAAGTTCCAGGTGATAGCCAAAATGCCGTCTTTTTCGACGAATTTTCCGGCGATACCCGACACGGTAGCGACCTGGGTAATCTGTGGGGCTGGGATAAAGAAGTTGGGTTCTCCGACTCGCAGCAGCACAACCCCTTCAGGATGTACCTCAATGCGAGCCTGGCTGCGGTTACCTAACCGATGCGCGGTGACCCGTTCGAGAAGATGCTGTCCCAACACCGTGGTGATGTAGGTGCCGTCCACCGCAGCGGTGGGCTCGCGTTCCAATAACCGAGCTGGAACTTCGGTGGGAGCTGCAATGTGGTGTTGTCGCTTGGTTCGGTTCCGGCGGCCGAAATAGATACCTAGCAGGATGCACGCCACCAGGATGGCGGTGAGGGTGACGGTAAATGTTGTTTCGTCCAAGTGTGGATCGTTCCTTCTTAACTGTGCCGGTATGGGGTCGTCAGGTTGGCGTCAGCGACGACCTGGTGGCCGCGGTAAAACACGTCCGTGACTTGCCCGGAGAGCTCCATGCCGCGATATGGGGAGTTGGTTGATTTGGAGGCGTGGTCGGTCGGGTTCACCGTGAACTTGTGATGGGGGTCGTACACGACCAGATTCGCGACCGCTCCTTCAACCAGTCCCCCGGATTTGGTGAGCTGACCCTGCTCAGCGTGCCGATAGATACGGGCTGGATTCGCTGACATGACGCGGGCAACTCCATGCCAGTCCAATAGCCCGGTATCGACCATGGCGTGCTGGATGACCGGCAGCGCGGTTTCTAGCCCGGTCATCCCCATAGCTGCCACTACCCATTCGCATTGCTTAGTCTCTTGGGTATGCGGTGCGTGGTCAGTTCCGACCGTATCAATCGTGCCATCGGCCAGACCTTCGCGCAGTGCATGAACATCGGAATCTTTTCGCAGCGGCGGGTTGACCTTATACACGGGGTCGTAGGTCTTGACGTAGTCTTCGGTCAACAGCAGGTGGTGGGGCGTGACTTCGGCCGTCACGTTGATGCCTTGCGATTTTGCCCAACGAATCAGTTCGACTGATCCGGCGGTGGAGACATGGCAGATATGAATTCTGGAGTCGACATGCTGAGCTAAGAGAACGTCCCGGGCGATAATCGATTCTTCCGCCACGGCCGGCCAGCCGGCAAGGCCCAGTTCTGATGAGAGCGCTGATTCGTTCATTTGTGCGCCCTCGGTCAGTCTCGGCTCTTGGGCGTGCTGGGCGATGAACCCGTCGAAAGATTTCACGTATTCCAGTGCACGACGCATCAGCACGGGATCCCAGACGCACATGCCGTCATCGGAGAACATGGTGACCTGGGCTGTGGAATCATACATCGCTGATAATTCTGCCAGGCGTTCGCCCGCAAGACCAACGGTGACTGCTCCCACCGGATGGACGTCTGTCCAACCGGATTGTCTACCTAAGCGGTAGACCTGTTCTACTACCCCGGCGGTGTCCGCTACCGGATTGGAATTTGCCATCGCGTGGACCGCAGTGAAGCCGCCTTTGGCTGCCGCTTGGGTTCCCGTCTCGACGGTTTCGGCATCATCGTTGCCGGGCTCTCTTAAGTGAGTGTGTAGATCGACGAGTCCGGGCAGGACGATCTTGCCGGTGGCGTCGATGGTCTGCGCTGCCTCGGCAGCCAAACTATTCCCTAGGTGAGCAATGGTGCCGTTAGCATCGATGGCGATATCTGTGGCGATACCGTCTGGTGTCGTGCCGCCGGTGATCAAATACGAAATGGTCATGGTCTGGCCTTTCATTGCCCTAGTTGCCCTGCCAGCAGCAGGTACAACACTGCCATACGGACTGACACGCCGTTGGCCACTTGTTCGAGTGCGGTGTTTTGTGCGGAATCCGCTGCGGCCGCTGAGATTTCTAGGCCACGGTTCATTGGGCCGGGATGCATAATCAGCGTTGGCGTATTCGCAATCTTTTTGTACCGATCGTTGGTTAAACCCCATCGACGCGTGTACTCGGCAGCTGACGGGAAAAAATCCCCGGACATACGTTCAGCCTGGACACGCAGCATCATGACTGCCTCGGGACGTTGGGCTAAGAGTGCATCCAAGTCATAGTTCACTTCGACGGGCCAGGTGTGCACTCCCACTGGCATCAAGGTGGGTGGGCCTGACAGGGTCACCTTGGCGCCTAACGTGTGCAGCAACCACACGTTTGACCGGGCTACGCGTGAATGTAAAATGTCGCCAACAATCACTATGTGTATGCCGGCTAGGTCCTTGCCGGTCCCCTGTTGGTTGTATAGCCGGTTCCGCAACGTGAAGGCATCTAAGAGCGCTTGCGTGGGGTGTTCGTGCGTGCCATCGCCGGCATTGATCACTGCCGATGACGACCAACCGAAGTTCGCTAATTGTTGTGCCGCGCCGGAGGCCCAGTGGCGCATCACGATCGCGTCGCCACCGATAGCCTCTAAAGTTTGAACGGTGTCTTTGAGCGACTCCCCTTTGGAAACCGAGGATGTCTTGACCGCAAAATTTAACACGTCGGCTGACAGTCGTTTAGCTGCTGCTTCAAATGAAGTACGGGTGCGTGTGGAGTCTTCGAAGAAGAGGTTCACCACGGTTTGGCCGCGCAACGTCGGCAGTTTCTTGATGGACCGGTCCGAGACGGAGGCCATTTCTTGGGCGGTATCCAAGATCGCCAGGGCGTGATCGTAGGATAAGTCCCGGGTTGCTAGCAGGTGACGCATTAGTTGATCACATCCACGATTTGTACTTGATCAGCGGTGTAGTACGCTTCGTCACCGTCAATTTCAGCCAGATGGACTCGCACGTGCTCTGATGACGCGGTCGGCAAGTTCTTGCCCACATAGTCAGCGCGCAATGGAAGTTGGCGATGGCCGCGATCGACTAACACAGCAAGACGTACTGTGTGTGGTCGTCCGAGGTCGGCTAGCGCATCCAGTGCGGCCCGTATTGTGCGCCCGGAGTACAAGACATCGTCCACCAGCACCACCACAGCATCATCGATGCCGACCGGTGGGATGATGGTCGAGGCCGGTACGCGTGTACCGGTCCGGCCTAGATCGTCCCGGTAGAGTGTGATGTCGAGCTGTCCGGTACGCTCGGCGGCTACAAATTCCGGATCAATCTCGGCCAGTTTCTCCGCGAGCCGGTTGGCTAATGGCACGCCGCGGCGCGGGATGCCTAGCAGCAGGAGATTTTCGGTGCCTCGGTTTGCTTCTAGAATTTCATGGGCAATGCGTGTTAGGACCCGATTGATATCGGCTGCTGACATCACGGTGCGGACTTTTCGCACAGGTTGATGCACCACGATTTCTCCTTTCCCGCCTCACGGGACGGTGTTTAAAGGATGTGCGGGATCTGTGGTGGTCCCGTCATTCTCATGCGTTGTAACTGTAGCACCGCTGGGGTGCTCCAGCGGTTGAATTACAGCAATAAGGTGGGTTTCAGTTCCTGTAAGCGACCAAGCACACCATTGACGTAACCCGGTGAGTCGTCGTTGGAGTATTCCCGTGCCATGTTCACTGCCTCATTGACAGCTGCTGCATCGGGCATTTCATCGTTGAACAGGAGCTCCCAGGCGCCTAGCCGCAGGATCGATTTATCCATGGCCAGCATGCGTTCCATGGTCCAACCGTGTGCATACTGAGCCAGCAGTTCATCGATTTGTTCTTGATGGGTGATGACCCCATCGATGATCGCTGTGGTATACGGGTTGATCGTTTGGTCGGTGTATTCCCGACGGCGCTGCAGCGCGTCGAGCGGTGTGGTGTGCCGGTGTTCGGCTTCGAAGAGGATTTCGAGGGCACGGCGTCGGGCCCTGCCGCGGGAGCCTATTTTGTGGGGTTTATTGTCTGATGATTTTGTCAATGTAGTGCTACTCCGTGCCAGGGGTTAGTCGGTTGCTCGGCCCTGGTACTCACCGTTTTTGGTGTCTACACGGACTTTCGTACCTTCGTCAATGAATAGAGGAACTTGAATTTCCAAGCCGGTTTCTAAGGTGGCGGGCTTGGTCCCACCGGATGAACGATCACCTTGGAGCCCGGGCTCGGTATAGGTGACTTCTAAGACGACCGTGGCGGGCAGTTCCAGGTATAGCGGGGAACCATCTGAGATCGCGATCTGCGCGTTGTCGTTTTCGAGCAGGAAATTTGCCGCATTTCCGACCACTGAGGAGGGGACCATGACCTGATCGAAGGTGGTCAGATCCATGAACACAAAGTCGTCGCCGTCACGGTAGAGGTATTGGTATTCGGACCTGTCGACGGTGGCAAATTCTACTTTGGCTCCGGCATTCCAGGTTTTGTCAATGATCTTATTTGAGGTCAGGTTTTTGATCTTGGTGCGGACAAAGGCACCACCTTTACCTGGTTTGACGTGCTGGAATTCTTGGACCTGCCAGAGCTGGCCGTCAAGGACGACGACTGAGCCGTTTTTGATGTCATTACTGCTGAGCATAACCATGGGGCGTATTCTTCCTAAAAGTTGTGGGACGGGGATCGTATCTGGCAGTCCAGGGGTCACCCCTTTGGGGGCCGTGTCCTAGTCTAAGCCACGGAGCAAATCCGGGGCTGCTAGTCGGCGATTTCCTGGTAGGCGGCGAACAGTAACGATTCATCGGGAACGTCGTAGATGACCGGTGCGCCCTGAGCCTCCAGGATCACAAAACGAAGTTGCTCACCACGGTTCTTTTTATCGCGCCGGATACCATCGAGCAGGGTGGCCCAGCGGTCGCCCTGATAGGAGGTCGGTAGGCCGACACCTTCGATGATGCGTTTGTGGCGCTCGACGGTGTCATCGTCGAGTCGGCCAACTGAACGGGCGAGTTCTGCTGCAAAGACCATACCTACGGCAACGGCAGCACCGTGGCGGTATTGGTACCGTTCTGCCAATTCAATCGCATGGCCGAGCGTGTGACCGTAGTTGAGCATCTGCCGCTGGTTAGATTCTTTGAGATCTTCACCAACGATGTCGGCCTTGACCTGCACGGCTCGTTCAATGAGTTCCCGTAACACTGGCGAGTGCGGGTTGGTGACCTGTCCCATGTTGTCTTCGATGAGGTCCAGAATCTTCTCATCAGCGATGAACCCGCATTTGATGACTTCGGCGAGCCCGGAGATCAGCTCATTTTTTGGCAAGGTCAACAATGTGTCGAGGTCTGCTAGGACTCCGGCGGGCGGGTGGAATGAGCCCACAAGGTTTTTTCCCTCAGCGGTGTTGATGCCGGTTTTCCCTCCGACCGCCGCGTCCACCATGCCCAGCAGCGTGGTAGGCATGTGGACCACGCGCACGCCGCGTAGCCATGTTGCGGCTACAAAGCCGGCAAGGTCTGATACCGCTCCCCCACCGACAGACACCACGGCATCTGATCGGGTGAAGTCACTTTGGCCAAGGACTTGCCAGCAGAACGAGGCAACTTCGATGTGCTTGCCCTCTTCAGAGTCCGGAATTTCTACCAGAATCGCGTTGTAGCCTGCGTCATCAAGGGCAGCTTTGACGACATCTCCGGTTGCGCGCAAGGCACGGGGCAAAATGATGGCCACCCGATGAGGGTGCGGGCCCAAAATGCCCGGCAGTTGCGACAACAGCCCTTTGCCGATCACCACGTCGTAGCCGCCGGTGACTTCTTTTTCGGAGCCGCCAGAAACCTTAATAACTGTGGGTTGATCGACGGCGTGATTCGTGGATGGTTCAGACATATACTCGGTCGTTTTCCTTGACAAAAATTGCTCGTATCCTTCGATGATCTTAGTCGCCACAGCCTCCACGTCCAGTCCGGAGGTATCAACCACCCGATGGGCTGAATCTGTGTAGTAGGCCTGGCGCGCTTGGCGAATCCTGGACCAGTTGCCGGCGGGGTCCCCAGCCAGTACGGGCCGATCGGCGCCTTCCCCTAACCGTTGCAGCGCCTGGTCTTCGGCAACATCCAAGAAGACCACGTAGCCGTGTTGTTTGATGAGATCCCGATTAGCCGACCGAATCACGGCTCCGCCGCCCAAGGAAATAACCCCGAGGTCGCGGCGTGCTAACGCGTCAGCAATCACAGCTTCTTCTTCGTCCCGAAAAGCAGCCTCGCCGTGAGCGGCGAAGTAGTCTGCAACCACACCGTGGCGTTCAACGAAAAGGTCGTCGGTATCGACGAACCCGGCACCGAGTCGTTGAGCTAAGTGTTTTGCAACGGTGGTTTTGCCAGAACCCATCGGGCCAATCAACACGACCGGCGGAGTGTCCTGTGTCTCCATGTTTATAGCGGGTCACCCATAGCGTCGTCGGAGATTACCTCTTCAGTGGGTTCTGGAATGCGTTGCAGCGTGGCACGGTAGTTGTCCATATTCCGCTTGGTTTCCGCAACCGAGTCACCACCAAACTTTTCCAGCACTTCTTCCGCTAGCACTAAGGCCACCATGGCTTCGGCGACCACACCGGAGGCTGGGACCGCGGTGACATCGGAACGCTGGTGGTGGGCTTTGGTAGCTTGGCCGGTTGCCACATCTACCGTTTGGAGAGCGCGGGGGACGGTGGCAATTGGCTTCATCGCCACCCGGACGCGGATCGGTTCACCGGTCGAGATGCCTGCTTCGATGCCGCCGGCACGGTGCGTGGCACGTGTTACCGACCCTTCTGGGGTGCGCAGGATCTCGTCGTGGGCAGCTGAACCAACGCGGGTCGCCGTGGCGAAGCCGTCGCCTATTTCGACACCTTTCATGGCTTGGATGCCCATAAGAGCCCCTGCCAGTTTGGAATCTAAGCGCCGGTCCCAGTGGATATGCGAGCCTAAGCCAACGGGTGCGTTATGCACGAGCACTTCCACAACACCCCCGAGGGTTTCGCCCGCTTTCTTGGTCGCGTCAACGACCTCGATCATCTTGGCCGACACCTGGGAGTCGATACAGCGCAGCGGATCCGCGTCTAGAGCCTCTACGTCGTCAGCTGTGGGAAATTCGTATCCATCTGGCACCGCTACGTCGCCCATTTGCACGGTGTGGGAGACGGTGGTGATGCCCAGCTGAGCTAGGAAGTGTTGCGCAACTCTGCCGAGTGCAACGCGGGTAGCGGTTTCTCTGGCGGAAGCGCGTTCGAGCAACGGGCGTGCCTCGTCGAAGCCAAATTTTTGCATCCCTGCCATGTCCGCGTGGCCGGGACGTGGCCGGGTCAGTTTCGCATTGCGGGCTAAGCCTTCGATCTCTTCGGGATCAACTGGGTCAGGGTTCATGACCTTTTCCCATTTCGGCCATTCGGTGTTAGCAATGTGAATAGCCACCGGAGAGCCCAGCGTCACGCCATGACGGACCCCGCCGATGATGGTGACCTCATCTTTTTCGAATTTCATTCGCGCGCCGCGACCATAGCCGAGTCGACGACGTTGAAGTGCCTCCTGGATGTCGGCGGTGGTGATCTCAATCCCCGCCGGGAGCCCCTCGATTATTCCCACGAGTCCGGAACCGTGAGATTCTCCTGCTGTTAACCAACGCATCATACGCCCGATTCTTTCATGCTCAGCGCAGGTGCGCTGGCTTCATGTCGATGTTTGTCTAGTGTCTTGGTTTCACTGCTTGACCAGGCCCAGCGCCTTCGCCATGCGTTGTGTCGCGTCCTGCCAATCTACGCATTCGGGGTCCACGAGCCGGTGGGTGAAAAGTTTTGCTTGTTCCACCCCTTGATACAGCAACATATCCATTCCGGAAGCAACCGCACTGCCCGTTGCCCGCCAAGCCTGGGCTAGTGCAGTGGGCCATGGGTCGTAGATGACCTCTAGTAATGGCGGCAGCGGAGCGTGAGGCAGGTGTT from Enteractinococcus fodinae includes the following:
- a CDS encoding PH-like domain-containing protein, producing the protein MDETTFTVTLTAILVACILLGIYFGRRNRTKRQHHIAAPTEVPARLLEREPTAAVDGTYITTVLGQHLLERVTAHRLGNRSQARIEVHPEGVVLLRVGEPNFFIPAPQITQVATVSGIAGKFVEKDGILAITWNLDDTEVTTGLRTETISEHQELRTTLETFTNGRQTA
- a CDS encoding dihydroorotase — translated: MTISYLITGGTTPDGIATDIAIDANGTIAHLGNSLAAEAAQTIDATGKIVLPGLVDLHTHLREPGNDDAETVETGTQAAAKGGFTAVHAMANSNPVADTAGVVEQVYRLGRQSGWTDVHPVGAVTVGLAGERLAELSAMYDSTAQVTMFSDDGMCVWDPVLMRRALEYVKSFDGFIAQHAQEPRLTEGAQMNESALSSELGLAGWPAVAEESIIARDVLLAQHVDSRIHICHVSTAGSVELIRWAKSQGINVTAEVTPHHLLLTEDYVKTYDPVYKVNPPLRKDSDVHALREGLADGTIDTVGTDHAPHTQETKQCEWVVAAMGMTGLETALPVIQHAMVDTGLLDWHGVARVMSANPARIYRHAEQGQLTKSGGLVEGAVANLVVYDPHHKFTVNPTDHASKSTNSPYRGMELSGQVTDVFYRGHQVVADANLTTPYRHS
- a CDS encoding aspartate carbamoyltransferase catalytic subunit translates to MRHLLATRDLSYDHALAILDTAQEMASVSDRSIKKLPTLRGQTVVNLFFEDSTRTRTSFEAAAKRLSADVLNFAVKTSSVSKGESLKDTVQTLEAIGGDAIVMRHWASGAAQQLANFGWSSSAVINAGDGTHEHPTQALLDAFTLRNRLYNQQGTGKDLAGIHIVIVGDILHSRVARSNVWLLHTLGAKVTLSGPPTLMPVGVHTWPVEVNYDLDALLAQRPEAVMMLRVQAERMSGDFFPSAAEYTRRWGLTNDRYKKIANTPTLIMHPGPMNRGLEISAAAADSAQNTALEQVANGVSVRMAVLYLLLAGQLGQ
- the pyrR gene encoding bifunctional pyr operon transcriptional regulator/uracil phosphoribosyltransferase PyrR, producing the protein MVHQPVRKVRTVMSAADINRVLTRIAHEILEANRGTENLLLLGIPRRGVPLANRLAEKLAEIDPEFVAAERTGQLDITLYRDDLGRTGTRVPASTIIPPVGIDDAVVVLVDDVLYSGRTIRAALDALADLGRPHTVRLAVLVDRGHRQLPLRADYVGKNLPTASSEHVRVHLAEIDGDEAYYTADQVQIVDVIN
- the nusB gene encoding transcription antitermination factor NusB is translated as MGSRGRARRRALEILFEAEHRHTTPLDALQRRREYTDQTINPYTTAIIDGVITHQEQIDELLAQYAHGWTMERMLAMDKSILRLGAWELLFNDEMPDAAAVNEAVNMAREYSNDDSPGYVNGVLGRLQELKPTLLL
- the efp gene encoding elongation factor P — translated: MLSSNDIKNGSVVVLDGQLWQVQEFQHVKPGKGGAFVRTKIKNLTSNKIIDKTWNAGAKVEFATVDRSEYQYLYRDGDDFVFMDLTTFDQVMVPSSVVGNAANFLLENDNAQIAISDGSPLYLELPATVVLEVTYTEPGLQGDRSSGGTKPATLETGLEIQVPLFIDEGTKVRVDTKNGEYQGRATD
- the aroB gene encoding 3-dehydroquinate synthase; the protein is MSEPSTNHAVDQPTVIKVSGGSEKEVTGGYDVVIGKGLLSQLPGILGPHPHRVAIILPRALRATGDVVKAALDDAGYNAILVEIPDSEEGKHIEVASFCWQVLGQSDFTRSDAVVSVGGGAVSDLAGFVAATWLRGVRVVHMPTTLLGMVDAAVGGKTGINTAEGKNLVGSFHPPAGVLADLDTLLTLPKNELISGLAEVIKCGFIADEKILDLIEDNMGQVTNPHSPVLRELIERAVQVKADIVGEDLKESNQRQMLNYGHTLGHAIELAERYQYRHGAAVAVGMVFAAELARSVGRLDDDTVERHKRIIEGVGLPTSYQGDRWATLLDGIRRDKKNRGEQLRFVILEAQGAPVIYDVPDESLLFAAYQEIAD
- the aroC gene encoding chorismate synthase; its protein translation is MMRWLTAGESHGSGLVGIIEGLPAGIEITTADIQEALQRRRLGYGRGARMKFEKDEVTIIGGVRHGVTLGSPVAIHIANTEWPKWEKVMNPDPVDPEEIEGLARNAKLTRPRPGHADMAGMQKFGFDEARPLLERASARETATRVALGRVAQHFLAQLGITTVSHTVQMGDVAVPDGYEFPTADDVEALDADPLRCIDSQVSAKMIEVVDATKKAGETLGGVVEVLVHNAPVGLGSHIHWDRRLDSKLAGALMGIQAMKGVEIGDGFATATRVGSAAHDEILRTPEGSVTRATHRAGGIEAGISTGEPIRVRVAMKPIATVPRALQTVDVATGQATKAHHQRSDVTAVPASGVVAEAMVALVLAEEVLEKFGGDSVAETKRNMDNYRATLQRIPEPTEEVISDDAMGDPL